Below is a genomic region from Salvelinus fontinalis isolate EN_2023a chromosome 38, ASM2944872v1, whole genome shotgun sequence.
tttataataaacGTGACtctaaaatgacacaatacatattTACCATAAATGTAATTGGGCACAACCtaatctgaaacaaccaaaacaaagaccaaatgcatccaacaaattttTGTCagaagcttgatgtagtcattgcgtgatATGAATATGGGAACAAATACGTAACTTTTGCTACTTTAACACGCAAgcgaatttgtcccaatacttttgctcccctaaaatggggggactatgtacaaaaagtggcaATTTCTAAATGGCTCACCCAAtaacctcaaattaaagctgtcagtctgcactttaacctccatAGTCATTGTTCGATTTTTTAGAACCAAAAGAAAACATGCTTCACTGTCCATGTAATAGTTTGATTTAAGCATTTaaatgctttgcaagaagaacaatTTCCCTAATCTTGTTTAGGCTACATCTGAAAATGttgacatctgaaatcaggctacctgatgggatTTTGATAAATGCACAATCGGtaatcaaaataaacgttctaccGCTTTTTGGGAAGCGTGTTTGATTCTGAGTTCAGACATATCAAGTTGGTATGTaaaactatttctaagatgcatACCTTCAGTTTTTTCCAAACTCACACATAAGCAGAGGGAGGCTTGTGCTGGCTCAGGTGCAGATCAAATACACTGCTGCAGTTGACGTAGCATACATCGGCTGACGTAGCCTCGCAAGCCAATCACAGAATGTGTCGACCGTACTGAAGCAAATCATACAATCTGGCCAGGTTGATAAAGATTTAAATTCGGTAAAATCGCACAGTGTGACATGTAATAATCGGAGAAGACTGAATCCGACGTACAGTGTGGGAAGGCCTTTAAGGAAATTCAGCGTTAACTGTCTTCAATTAGGAATGTGAACAAGCTTGGTCAATCTTGCCCTGTTCTGTTGTGCTTCATTATCTCCATTTCTCTATATGCTGTTACCATATCTTACCATCTACAGGTGGGATCGACCCATGGTACACCCATGGGACACTCCATGGTGTCTGCACCCTCCAGGTCTGTGACCCAGGCCCCTCCCAAGCTCACCCCCTCGATCATCTCTGCGGCCCCCACTGTCTACACGGCTCCCTCCTCCGGACCCAAGATACCAGACATCCATGCCCAGAGAAAGGCTCGCATGGTAAGCACACTCACTTCTACTCTTTTTAGTTGAATGCCTTTTGCATTAAAAAAAAATTCAGCGACTACTTAAAATGTGCATTCTACGTACTTTCCAAGTCTGCTGCTGTTTGCTGCAAATAAACACTGAATCTCATCTATCATCAAATCTCTGAtttagtttttttctctctctgttctccctctgacTTCATCAGGAGGAGCTGGCAGCATCTGTAGCAGAGCAGCAGGCAGCAGTGATGGCCGCCGGACTGCTGGAGGCTAAGAAGGAGGCCAGCCTGGCCGCTTCAGATGACAACGTTATCGGACCCAGCATGCCAGAGCCCGAGCCCGTCCACACTGAGGTACAGAACACTCTGCCTAGTTTATCAGCCCTGGCCCTAGTTAAAGGGTTTAAACTTTTCTGCATTCAAAATGCTTGTACAATTCAGTTGGTATAGGCTTGACCCAAACCCTACAAAGGGCCAGTATTGCAGCAATCTCTAGAATATGTCTGACTCTAGAATCTTGGGTTTCTCTGCAGCCAGTGGATAGCACagcagaggagaagaagaagggtaAGCAAGAGAAGGCGAAGAAGTGTATCCGTACAGCCGCAGGCACCAGCTGGGAGGACCAGAGTCTACTGGAGTGGGACTCAGGTAAGATGACTTCAGATTACACTGAGACGATTAATTCCTAGTTAAAAAATAAATTTGCAACTCTAGTATTTACACATTAGCGTTGCTGGGAATTAAcgtgcaaaataaataaatagcccGCCGGATTCCAGAAGTTCAATCAACTTCAATTTCAACTTACTCTGCCAATTGTCCATAGGGTTGGTCCTTATGCAAGggggaaattgagaaaaaacatCTAATAGAACATAAATTAAAGACTTTCCAAACGTTGGTCTGTTGTAGACCCGCTTACTTCacgtcaaaataaaagtcccgcACGTGCGCCATACCTGCAACCAAAAAAAGCAAGATCTTGTGGGGGACTTATTTTGACATGAGGTAAGCAGAGGAACTGACctcttatttaattttttattttataagttctcatttacaacagcgacctggccaagataaagcaaagcagtccggcacatacaacaacacagagttacacatgtaataaaaaaacatacagtcaataatacagtagaaaaagtatatatacagtgtgtgcaaatgaggtaggataagggaggtaaggcaataaataggccatggtagcgaagtaattacaatatagcaattaaacactggaatggtagatgtgcagaagatgaatgtgcaagtagagatactggggtgcaaaggagcaagataaataaataaatacagtatggggatgaggtagttggatgggctatttacagatgggctatgtacaggtgcagtgatctgtgagctgctctgacagctggtgtttaaagctagtgagggagatatgtctccagcttcagtgatttttgcagttcgttccagtcattggcaacagagaactggaaggaaaggcggcaaaggaagaattggcttttgGGATATatctgctggagtgcgtgctactatggtgaccagtgagctgagataaggcagggctttacctagcagagacttgtagatgacgtggagccaatgggtttggcggcgagtatgaagcgagggccagccaacgagatcatacaggtcacagtggtgagTAGTATATGTTTTTTTGGTgaaaaaacggatggcactgtgatagactgcatccaatttgttgagtagagtgttggaagctattttgtaaatgacatcgccaaagtcgaggatcggtaggatgatcacttttacgagggtatgtttggcaacacGAGGGAAGGAtgttttgttgcgaaataggaagccgattctagatttaatttttgattggagatgtttgatgtgagtctggaagagagtttacagtctaaccagacacctaggtatttgtagttgtccacatattggaCAACTACTGGACAACTACTGATGCTGGACaggtgggcaggtgcgggcagcgatcggttgaatagcatgcatttagttctacttgcatttaagagcagttggaggccacggaaggagagttgtatggcattgaagctcgtctggaggttagttaacacagtgtccaaagaagggccagaggtatacagaatggtgtcgtctgcgtagaggtggatcagagaatcaccagcagcaagagcgacatcattgatgtatacagagaagagggtcggtccgagaattgaaccctgtggcacccccatagactgccagaggtccggacaacaggccctccgatttgacacactgaactctatcagagaagtagttggtgaaccaggcgaggaaaattatttgagaaaccaaggctgttgagtctgccgaaaagaatgtggtgattgacagagtcgaaagccttggccaggtcgatgaatccggctgcacagtaatgtctcttatcgatggcggttatatcgtttaggaccttgagcgtggctgaggtgcacccatgcacccatgcatagcggagaaggtacggtgggattcgaaatggttggtgatctgtttgttaacttggctttcgaagaccttagaaaggcagggtaggatatacGTCTATAGCAGTTTAGGtctagagtgtccccccctttgaagagggggatgaccgcggcagctttccaatctttggggatctcagacgatacgaaagagaggttaaacaggctagtaataggcgttgcaacaatttcggcagatcattttagaaagagagggtccagattgtctagcccggctgatttgtaggggtccagattttgcagctctttcagatcatcagctatctggatttgggtgaaggagaaatgggggaggcttgggcgagttgctgcggggcgtgcagggctgttgatcggggtaggggtagccaggtggaaagcatggccagccgtagaaaaatgcttattgtaattctcaattatagtgtatTTATCGGGGGTGACAGTgcttcctagcctcagtgcagtgggcagctgggatgaggtgcttttattctccatggactttacagtgtcccagaacttttttgagtttgtgctacggGATGAAAATTTCTGCTTAGGAAAGCTAAGGATAGCTTTTTCAACTGCCtgcgtatattggttcctaacttacctgaaaagttgcatgtcacgggggctattcgatgctaatgcagagcgccacaggatgtttttgtgctggtcaagggcagttaggtctggagagaaccaagggctatatctgttcctggttctacattttctgaatggggcatgcttatttaagatggtgaggaaggcacttttaaagaataaacaGGCATCctctgacgggatgaggtcaatatccttctaggatacccgggccaggtcgattagaaaggcctgctcgctgaagtgttttagggagtgtttgacagttatgaggggtggtcgtttgaccacagacccattacggatgcaggcaatgaggcctCTGAGGAACTGCAGGGTCTACAACAGACCCACGTTTGGAAATCCTGTTTAATTATATCTTCCATTAACATCTAAAGGAATGTATAGTTTGACAGAATTTCAAAAGGTGGATcagttaacctttctaggacacacgttccgctgaaaagccagcgcgggaaattcaaaaatattttttattaatatgtaactttcacacactaacaagtccaatacagcaaattaaagataaacatcttgttaatctacccatcgtgtccgatttaaaaataaataaataatgttttacagccaaaacacaacatatgattgttAGATCATCGCCAAGtaaggcctcccgggtgacgcagtggtctagggcactgcatcgcagtgctagctgcgccaccagagtctctgggttcgcgcccaggctctgtcgcagccggccgcgaccgggaggtccgtggggcgacgcacaattgggctagcgtcgtccgggtcagggagggtttggccggtagggatatccttgtctcatcgcgctccagcgactcctgtggcgggccgggcgcagtgcgcgctaaccaagggggccaggtgcacggtgtttcctccgacacatttgtgcggctggcttccgggttggaggcgcgctgtgttaagaagcagtgcggcttggttgggttgtgcttcggaggacgcatggctttcgaccttcgtctctcccgagcccgtacgggagttgtagcgatgagacaagatagtaattactagcgattggacaccatgaaaattggggagaaacggggataaaaattaaaataaataaataaagatcaccgccaagtccaaaaaacacacagccattttcccaggcaaagataggagtcacaaaaagcagaaagagataaaattaatcactaacctttgatgatcttcatcagatgacactcatagacactcatcatgttacacaatacatgtatgttttgttcgataatgtgcatatttatatcaaaaaatctgtttactttggcgccatgttcagaaatgcctccaaaatatccggagaaattgcagagagccacatcaaataacagaaatactcgtcataaactttgatgaaagatacatgttttacatagaattaaagatacacttgttcttaatgcaaccgctgtgtcagatttcaaaaaaactttacggaaaaagcacaccatgcaatgaGACGCCGCTCAGAAATAACattttctccgccatgttggagtcaacagaaatacgaaattacatcaatattcccttacctttgatgatcttcatcagaatgcactcccaggaatcctagttccacaataaattgttgttttgttcgataatgtccattatatgtccaagtagctactttcgttagcacgtttagtacacatatccaaacgctcgcgcagatccaggtgaacgtcggacgaaaacttaaaaaagttatattacaggtcgaataaacttgtcaaactaagtagagaatcaatctttaggatgttatcataaatattcaataacgttccaaccggagaattcctttgtgtctatagaagtattggaacgcaagtcgatatcatgtggaatgcgcatgaccaggacctggcactctgccagaccactgactcaaacagcccCATCCGGCTCAatatcacagtagaagcttcattcaacgttctacagactgttgacatctagtggaaggcgtaggaagtgcaaacaaatccatatatcccactgggatttcaacaggcgatgagttgaaaatcgaccagcctcagaattctcacttcctgtttggattttttctcaggtttttgcctgccatatgagttctgttatactcagacatcattcaaaccgttttagaaacttcagagtgttttatatccaatagtaataataatatgcatatattagcatctgggacagaggaggcagttcactctgggcacactattcatccaaagtgaaaatgctgccccctatccctaaaaagtgaAATAAGTCCCACACAATTTCTTGCTTTTCTTCTTCAAATTTCCCCCTGCATAAGGACCATAAGGACAATTAAGAGTACGTTGAATTGTATTTATTTCGCAAGCTAATTCCCAGCAACACTAGTGTGTAAAATACTAGCATTGCTAAAGCAGCTACCTACTTACCTGTATTGAGAATAGTATAATTTTTGTTTTCACTACAAACAGGCGACTGTCCCATTCCCTTTTTGTTCCTCCCTCTTTGCTCAATATCACACCTCATCTGACTTTCCCTCCTCCATCCAGATGATTTCAGAATCTTCTGTGGAGACCTTGGCAATGAGGTGAACGACGACATCCTGGCAAGGGCATTCAGCCGCTACCCCTCCTATCTGAAAGCCAAGGTGGTGCGGGACAAACGCACAGGCAAGACCAAGGGATACGGCTTTGTTAGCTTCAAGGACCCCAATGACTACGTCCGCGCCATGAGGGAGATGAACGGTGAGCAATAGTATGTGTGAAATGGCCCAACAAGTTTTGTATCCATCCCCAAGATGTCATTTTAAAATGGGGAGTAACTCCTGATCTGGATCTTTTAATTCTGAGGCTCCGTAGTAAGTAATATTTCGTGGGAACATggacttttctttttttcatGCAAACACAGGATTAGCTGCATAATTTAACAAGAAAGCATAGGTAGAAAGCTAAGGAAGGTGACAAATGCACGGCCAAGGGCTACAGCTTTGTCAGCTTCAAGGACCCTAACGATTACATCCGCACCATGAGAGAGATGAATGGTGAGCAGTTGTGTGTGTTGAGAATGACTTCTCCTTTCCTAACACCTAACTGTGTGGTGGCGCCAGTCCAATTCTCAACTGATCTTAAACTTTTTTTCTTCACAGGGAAGTATGTGGGCAGCAGACCCATCAAACTGAGAAAGAGCATGTGGAAGGACAGGAACATGGAAGTTGTACGCAAGAAACAGAAGGAGAAAAAGAAACTGGGACTGAGATAGACAATGTTTCCCTTTTGTATGTATGTGCAAGTGTTCTTTTGACTGGGAGTGTGTGAGAATCACACTGATGGCATAATACAGTTGCCATTGCCCAGTTGGAAGGCCACTCATCCAGCTATCTGACATGTTTTCAATTACCACAGAGTAGGGATGTCATTTTACTCATAAAGCATGGTTAAACTAGGCTACAAAACACTACTGGCCCTGGTTGCAATGGTTAGACATGAACCTTTCCCTTATGAACCATGCCCTTATGAAGTTTAGAATGTACTGATCtccagtttttttattttaacatTTTAGTTTGTAAAAAAAATTCTGAACATTACTCAGATTTTCTTAGTTGGTATGGCTCCCATTTATCTCAGATGTCTGAAGTGTGAGATTGGTGATCTATTGTGCTATTGTGGAATCTACTTCCAATGGCAATTATGTATTTCCGGATAGCCTCTCTTATTCATACAGCAaaccattatttttttttatggaaAATCTAAATGTTTGTACATTAAAGTGGTTTATTTTGAAGCAGTGGATTCAAACCAATGCAAAGTTTTTTAAATAAACCAAATGGCTTGACATATTTGCCTGGCACTCACCtttcctgtctcctccagcccagGCAATGAAAGCGTTTACTGAGGTGAGGTGGGATAGTTCATAAATTGGTCACAAGATGGGGCTCCAATACCATCTTTATTCTTTAATAAACCGACTGTTGAAAGGTAGGGTTGATATACATACCTTGCTTTAAATTGTAACATACAAAATGGATGAGAAGGTCAGGTTTTAAGATAACTGATATTGAATATTTTGTCCAACTACCATTTGGTGTATTCAACGTTACTATAGCCAGAGGGATAAGGCATTCTCAATTGTGCCATACATTGGGGAGAATATTGGATAATACTGTTGGATTCGATTTGAGATTAGAAGTGTTGTGGAACTAAAaccttttgccctcagtgcaCAATTTCTAGGAAATGGCAATGTGTTAAAGCAGATTAGGATGTCTGTCTTGGGAAGTAATTGGATGATAAAGAATGATTGTATTGAGTCTCACCAATCTAAATATAATGCGAGGAAAAAGACAGCTAGCTGAATAGATTTAACTTGAAAGCATAAATAAAGGATAGCCAGTCTGCTTCTTACGCCTTTGTCCGAT
It encodes:
- the rbm42 gene encoding RNA-binding protein 42 isoform X2: MMSSKEALRLKITGLLAEWKEVGVYSIANEFSEGSPPFGPFFSGASSRKSRGSGPVPEKAVYPWRLARRTRERKNRILLVCVSMAMKSGEERLKEMEAEMALFEQEVLGGQVAMTAGDPVVMEVLPMGIPMAVPMIRPIIGTNTYRQVQQTLDARAATFVGPPPPAFVGPAVTPGVRPPPMMRPAFMPHILQRPGGPRMPMMRGPPPQGMMAPPLPRPPPPPPMMMAPPMQGPPQHPMDPMGHMSSGGPPVGSTHGTPMGHSMVSAPSRSVTQAPPKLTPSIISAAPTVYTAPSSGPKIPDIHAQRKARMEELAASVAEQQAAVMAAGLLEAKKEASLAASDDNVIGPSMPEPEPVHTEPVDSTAEEKKKGKQEKAKKCIRTAAGTSWEDQSLLEWDSDDFRIFCGDLGNEVNDDILARAFSRYPSYLKAKVVRDKRTGKTKGYGFVSFKDPNDYVRAMREMNGKYVGSRPIKLRKSMWKDRNMEVVRKKQKEKKKLGLR
- the rbm42 gene encoding RNA-binding protein 42 isoform X3; the protein is MAMKSGEERLKEMEAEMALFEQEVLGGQVAMTAGDPVVMEVLPMGIPMAVPMIRPIIGTNTYRQVQQTLDARAATFVGPPPPAFVGPAVTPGVRPPPMMRPAFMPHILQRPGGPRMPMMRGPPPQGMMAPPLPRPPPPPPMMMAPPMQGPPQHPMDPMGHMSSGGPPVGSTHGTPMGHSMVSAPSRSVTQAPPKLTPSIISAAPTVYTAPSSGPKIPDIHAQRKARMEELAASVAEQQAAVMAAGLLEAKKEASLAASDDNVIGPSMPEPEPVHTEPVDSTAEEKKKGKQEKAKKCIRTAAGTSWEDQSLLEWDSDDFRIFCGDLGNEVNDDILARAFSRYPSYLKAKVVRDKRTGKTKGYGFVSFKDPNDYVRAMREMNGKYVGSRPIKLRKSMWKDRNMEVVRKKQKEKKKLGLR